From Canis lupus familiaris isolate Mischka breed German Shepherd chromosome 16, alternate assembly UU_Cfam_GSD_1.0, whole genome shotgun sequence:
ttgcctaatttattggcatatagctgctcatcctaagttttataaatcttttgcatttccttggtgttggtgctgatctctcctttctcattcatgaattattaatttgagtcttttctgtcttctttttaataaggctggctaatgctttatctatcttattaattctttcaaagaaccaactcctggttttgtggatctgttccacagttcttctggtctccatttcgttgagttctgctcgaatccttattaactctcttcttctgctgggtgtaggttctatttgctgttttgtctCCAGCTCCTTTGGGTGCGAGGTTTGCTTTCGTATTTGGGTTCTCTCCAGTTTTTGGACGGATGCTTGtgttgcaatgtatttccccctcaggactgcttttgctgcatccgaaagattttgaacggttgcattttcattctcattagtttccatgaatctttttaattcttccctgattatctggttgaccctttcatcttttacagCATGGTCCTTAACCCcgacgtgtttgaaatcctttcaaacttcttgcgatatagttctagtttcaaagcattatggtctgaaactatgcaggggacgatcccaatctttggtatAGGTTAAGACCTGAtgtgtgacccagtatgtggtctattctggagaaagctccatgtgcacttgagaagaatgtgtattcagttgcgtttggatgtaaagttctgtagatatctgtgaaatccatctggtccagtgtagcatttaaagctcttgtttctttggagatgttgtgcttagaagacctattgagtatagaaagagctagattgaagtcaccaagtataagtgtattattatctaagtatgtcttaactttggttattaattgattgatatacttggtggctcccgcattcggggcataaatattcatgattgttaggtcctcttgttggatagatcctttaagtatgatatagtgtccctcttcatctcttacttcaGTCTTTGGGACacactttaatttctctgatataaggatgtctacccctgctttcttttgaggaccatttgaatggtccatggttctccaaccttttattttcaggccgtaggtgtccttatgtctaaaatgagtctcttgaagacagcaaatagatgagtcttgcttttttatccagtctgaaaccctgcgccttctgatggggtcattaagcctttcacgttcagagtaactattgaaagatatggatttagtgtcatcatgacacctattcagtccctgtttttgtggattgttcccttggacttcctctttcttttacagggtcccccttaatatttctggcagagccagcttggtggtcacatattctttcagtttctgcctatcttggaagctctttatctctcctgctattctgaatgagagccttgctggataaagtattcttggctgcaggttcttctcatttaggaccctgactacaTCCTGCTGACGCTTTCtcacctgccaggtctctgtggagaggtctgctgttgtcctaatgcttctccccataaaagtcagggatttcttctctcttgctgctttaaggatcttctctttagtttggaatttgcaagcttcactattaaatgtcgaggtattgacgatttttatggattttagggggaatctctctatctcctggatctgaatgcctgtttctcttcccaagttagggaagttctcagctatgatttgttcaaatacactttctggtcctctgtcccttttggcgccctcgggaacctcaattaaacgtagatttttccttctgagatgtcatttatttcccttaacctatcctcatggtcttttaattgtctttctcttttttcctcagtttccatccttgccatccacttgtcttctatgtcactcactcattcttctacctcgttaaccctcgtcgtcaagacctccagtttggattgcatctcatttaattgatttttaatttcggcctgattagatctaaatctgtagtcatgaagtctcttgaatcctttatgcttttttctagagccaccagtagctttatgaTTGTGCTtgtgaattggctttctgacattgaattgtattcgaaattttgtaactctgtgggagagaggactgtttctgattctttgttttgaggtgagtttttccttctagtcagtttgctcagtgcagagtggccaacaacatgttgtactggaaaaaggagaaaaacagaaagaacaaagtaaaaaagaataaaaaagggggTGCcgaaacaacagaaacaaacaggaaagaaagaacaaagggagtatcctctgattctatatactgtaaatccctcgacttcccctggaactttccaatggtgcttggtcaataacttgcatTTCCAACTGACCTTctaactggtcttctgggggaggggcctgctgtgctgattctcaggtgtgtgcacctgggggagctgcccagccctctGCCAGGTCTACAGTTCAGTGGGAttctttatcctgtgaggcccctgctcaggcccaggtacagggtgacaccagcagggacaaccacagtggcggcggccagctgtccagccctggagtcagctcccacagtaactactgcaACTCCCAGTGCGCAGGGGTCTGGGTGCTCCGGGGTAGGGGCACGATCTGCACAACTCTGGGACTGGCTGCAGGAGTGAcctggctgtcctgtgtcctcccggcctctgcctgtcccgggggaacCCCGGATCCTCGGCTCtgtcccccggtgccctgggctccgggcctGCGAAACTGTGAATGGACCTAAAGTACCAAGATGtgtaatttaaaagcatcagagtcAATTTTTTGTGAGGTTAACTTATCTTTTATTGCAATAAAACTCTATAAGCTATTATACAggttaaagaaaaactcaaaatatagaaacagtgaAATAACGGGGGAGGGCCAAGCCTCTGTTGGGCTGCAGCCATCACGACCCCGTGGTGGGAGCCGGGGCGGGCTCCCTAGGTGGTCAGGGGGCTGCTAACGGGTCCAAGCTGGTTGTTCCGGAGGCAGGTGGCAGGTCTGGCCCTCTAGGGACCCCGATTGCAGGCACCAGGGCCTACTCCTCCGGGGTGGCCATGGGAGCAGGTGGCTCCTCCTCATCAGGGCAGGGAACCATAGGTTCGACCAGCACGTGCACCACCTTCACCTCAGGAGCCAGCATCTCTGCCTTGACCAGGTCCTCATCTCCAGCAGCCACTATCCCCTCAGACCCTGGACCTTCCCCAGGCTCCACGGTTGGAGCTGGGGCAGACTCTTTGGGTGGTTCAACGGGTTTCTCCGGCACTGAGGCTGGTTGCTCCATCAAGTTAGGAGGCGGCTCGGGCACATCCATGACCTCGAGAGCAGGGGTTggcgcctcctcctcctccagggctcTGACTCCAGGGGGCTTCTGCAGGGCAGAGCAGTGAACTAGAGCAGTGACCACTATCTGCAGGGGCTTCGCCTCCCCAGCAGGCGCCTCAGTGCGGGCCGAGTCCTCAGCACCAGCATCCAGGATGGCCTCGATCCCTTCAGGCCCCGACGGGGCAGCAGGCCCCACGGTCCGAGCTGGGGTGCACTCCAGAGCAGGTTCACGGTGTTTTCCTCGGGCCGAAGCTGTAgatccaagaagacaaagtatcacCACCAGGACGGACTGTCCACGTCCCTCCCAAGTCAAGGACTCTCTTCCCACCACTCCCGGTGTATGAGggcaagagccctgggaggtgtccccaggctgcagcccatGGGGTAGGGTGTgagcccaccccctgctcccgGCCCAGCTGCACGGAGGCTGGATCTGGGGGCCCCACCTGTCCCCGGCTCGGCCACCCCcagtcctcctcacccccagcctctcgCTCCGCTGCATGGAGGCGTCTGAATTGCCTGAGGTAACGCCGGGCCCGGACTTCCACGTCTGAGCCTGGCATGTGCTGACTTAGGAATTGTAGAAGTTTCCTAAGGGAGGGAAATGCTGGGAGCTGACAAAAGTCGTCCCGATAATAATCCAGCCATATTTCCAGCATGCAGgagatggccctggggagggacaggcaggc
This genomic window contains:
- the LOC119874677 gene encoding ral guanine nucleotide dissociation stimulator-like isoform X1 produces the protein MFSCCLLTSGGSGSQEPQGCGLFQCCRNWLRNKYQRIRAFIRRRLPSSTRVVGCEQDEGVVCPTASRSREVPCAATRGQCGLRGAGASAWRGHQIAPTKSSRTELLELEVRQLLPALLSRDVISIFTFLDGYRTFATTDEVLDLLFTEYGYIVAACGDNDSVLQCWKLAISCMLEIWLDYYRDDFCQLPAFPSLRKLLQFLSQHMPGSDVEVRARRYLRQFRRLHAAEREAGASARGKHREPALECTPARTVGPAAPSGPEGIEAILDAGAEDSARTEAPAGEAKPLQIVVTALVHCSALQKPPGVRALEEEEAPTPALEVMDVPEPPPNLMEQPASVPEKPVEPPKESAPAPTVEPGEGPGSEGIVAAGDEDLVKAEMLAPEVKVVHVLVEPMVPCPDEEEPPAPMATPEE
- the LOC119874677 gene encoding ral guanine nucleotide dissociation stimulator-like isoform X2, whose product is MFSCCLLTSGGSGSQEPQGCGLFQCCRNWLRNKYQRIRAFIRRRLPSSTRVVGCEQDEGVVCPTASRSREVPCAATRGQCGLRGAGASAWRGHQIAPTKSSRTELLELEVRQLLPALLSRDVISIFTFLDGYRTFATTDEVLDLLFTEYGYIVAACGDNDSVLQCWKLKLLQFLSQHMPGSDVEVRARRYLRQFRRLHAAEREAGASARGKHREPALECTPARTVGPAAPSGPEGIEAILDAGAEDSARTEAPAGEAKPLQIVVTALVHCSALQKPPGVRALEEEEAPTPALEVMDVPEPPPNLMEQPASVPEKPVEPPKESAPAPTVEPGEGPGSEGIVAAGDEDLVKAEMLAPEVKVVHVLVEPMVPCPDEEEPPAPMATPEE